The following coding sequences lie in one Natronorubrum tibetense GA33 genomic window:
- a CDS encoding IclR family transcriptional regulator, which produces MTTAVKSVKRADRLLETLADLEGATASELAEEVNIPLSSVYDYLTTFESLGYVVKSPDGQYTVSFGFLELGNRIRNQYDIYRVAEPELKSLSRETGEYVVLMIEEDGLGVIIELQKGDKSSNIHIRETHPGTKTRLSTTASGKSILAQFSDDRVREIVDRYGLAPKTRNTITSSDELFEDLTQIRDVGYAIDDEERFEGMRGVGAPVETGGDAVTAGIAIYGPANRLTDAMIHKEYPNRILETANVIQVNLSYS; this is translated from the coding sequence ATGACAACCGCAGTCAAATCGGTCAAGCGGGCAGATCGGCTCCTGGAGACGCTCGCGGATCTCGAGGGGGCGACGGCGTCCGAATTGGCTGAAGAGGTCAACATACCGCTGAGTTCGGTGTACGACTATCTCACTACGTTTGAGTCGCTCGGTTACGTCGTCAAATCGCCCGATGGTCAATATACCGTCTCCTTCGGGTTTCTTGAACTCGGGAATCGAATTCGGAACCAATACGACATCTATCGAGTCGCGGAGCCCGAACTCAAATCCCTCTCGCGAGAGACCGGTGAGTACGTTGTCCTCATGATCGAAGAGGATGGACTAGGTGTCATCATAGAGCTACAGAAGGGTGATAAGAGTTCGAACATTCACATACGGGAAACGCATCCCGGGACGAAGACGCGACTGAGCACGACCGCGAGCGGAAAGTCAATTCTCGCGCAGTTTTCCGACGATCGCGTCCGCGAGATCGTCGATCGATACGGTCTGGCACCGAAGACCAGGAACACGATTACGAGTTCGGACGAACTGTTCGAGGATCTCACACAGATCCGAGACGTAGGCTACGCTATCGATGACGAGGAACGGTTCGAGGGAATGCGCGGCGTCGGTGCACCGGTTGAGACCGGCGGCGACGCTGTTACCGCCGGTATCGCCATCTACGGCCCGGCGAACCGTCTTACCGATGCAATGATCCACAAAGAGTATCCGAACCGAATCCTCGAGACCGCGAACGTCATTCAAGTCAACCTATCTTACTCGTGA